The Altererythrobacter sp. Root672 genome includes a window with the following:
- a CDS encoding response regulator transcription factor codes for MAEQAPSDVATAELQRSIALVDDDRNILTTLSIALQAEGYATRVYSDGEAALKALTENPPDLAVFDIKMPRMDGMELLRRLRETSDLPVIFLTSKDEEQDEEAGLAMGADDYIAKPFSQRLLLARIRAILRRASSVRDPGSEAGEEETLDGPMIERGRLRMDPSRHRVMWMDRPVSLTVTEFLILEALAQRPGVIKSRNQLMDAAYPDDVFVDDRTVDSHIKRLRRKFRVVDPQFSGIETLYGAGYSFSDG; via the coding sequence ATGGCTGAACAGGCGCCCAGCGATGTCGCGACTGCCGAACTCCAGCGCAGCATCGCGCTGGTCGATGACGACCGCAATATCCTGACGACCCTGTCGATCGCCCTGCAGGCGGAAGGCTACGCGACGCGCGTCTATTCCGACGGCGAGGCGGCCCTGAAGGCGCTGACGGAGAACCCACCAGACCTAGCCGTGTTCGACATCAAGATGCCCCGAATGGATGGCATGGAGTTGCTGCGGCGACTGCGCGAGACCAGCGACCTGCCGGTCATCTTCCTCACCAGCAAGGATGAAGAGCAGGACGAGGAAGCTGGCCTCGCAATGGGCGCCGACGACTACATCGCCAAGCCCTTCAGCCAGCGCCTGCTGCTGGCGCGCATCCGCGCAATCCTGCGCCGCGCTTCTTCCGTCCGCGATCCAGGCTCCGAGGCTGGCGAAGAAGAGACGCTCGACGGCCCGATGATCGAACGGGGACGCTTGCGCATGGACCCGTCACGTCACCGGGTCATGTGGATGGACCGCCCGGTCTCGCTGACGGTGACCGAGTTCCTGATCCTCGAAGCGCTGGCCCAGCGGCCTGGTGTCATCAAGAGCCGCAACCAGCTGATGGACGCCGCCTATCCCGATGACGTCTTCGTCGACGACCGCACCGTAGACAGCCACATCAAGCGCCTGCGCCGCAAGTTCCGCGTCGTCGACCCTCAGTTCAGCGGAATTGAGACGCTTTACGGCGCCGGCTACAGCTTCTCAGATGGTTGA